A part of Melittangium boletus DSM 14713 genomic DNA contains:
- a CDS encoding alpha/beta hydrolase, whose protein sequence is MKGVLETQVMHSPALESNPLGDPSRRELTVYLPPGYQGGTGRYPVVYFLNAFSGSGKSWTNFSAFSVSVPERLDALVAAGTIPPVIGVFPDGWTSLGGSQWVNSDAIGRYRDFLAKDVVGFVDRTYRTLPKALSRAVVGHSSGGYGALVMGRYHPEIFSHLSAQSPDAYFEYCYLPDLPKAASAMLKAGGVEAWYKDFLLRSRETKARGEDFAVINILAMAAAYSPKKGEPLNLELPFDAQTGKLRLEVWNRWLVHDPVRFVPKFVDAFRKMKTVFLDCGSRDEFNLRWGARMVAEDLKNGGVELTHEEFEDGHTGVNYRFERSLAVIGPRLAAE, encoded by the coding sequence ATGAAGGGAGTTCTCGAGACGCAGGTGATGCACTCGCCGGCGCTGGAGTCCAACCCGCTGGGAGATCCATCCCGGCGGGAGCTGACGGTGTACCTGCCCCCGGGCTACCAGGGGGGCACGGGCCGCTACCCGGTGGTGTATTTCCTCAACGCCTTCTCCGGCAGCGGCAAGTCGTGGACGAACTTCTCGGCGTTCTCGGTGAGTGTCCCCGAGCGTCTGGATGCGCTCGTCGCGGCGGGCACGATTCCACCCGTCATCGGCGTGTTTCCGGATGGCTGGACGTCCCTGGGCGGCAGCCAGTGGGTGAACAGCGACGCCATTGGCCGCTACCGCGACTTCCTGGCGAAGGACGTGGTGGGCTTCGTGGACCGCACGTACCGCACGCTGCCCAAGGCGCTTTCACGCGCGGTGGTGGGGCACAGCTCCGGGGGTTACGGCGCGCTGGTGATGGGCCGCTACCATCCCGAGATCTTCTCGCACCTGAGCGCCCAGTCCCCCGACGCCTACTTCGAGTATTGCTACCTGCCGGATCTGCCCAAGGCGGCCTCGGCGATGCTCAAGGCGGGTGGGGTGGAGGCCTGGTACAAGGACTTCCTCCTGCGCTCGCGCGAGACCAAGGCGCGTGGCGAGGACTTCGCCGTCATCAACATCCTGGCCATGGCGGCCGCCTACTCGCCCAAGAAGGGCGAGCCGCTCAACCTGGAGCTGCCCTTCGACGCGCAGACGGGCAAGCTGCGCCTGGAGGTGTGGAACCGCTGGCTCGTGCACGATCCGGTGCGCTTCGTGCCCAAGTTCGTGGACGCGTTCCGCAAGATGAAGACCGTCTTCCTCGACTGCGGCTCGCGCGACGAGTTCAACCTGCGCTGGGGTGCGCGCATGGTGGCCGAGGACCTGAAGAACGGCGGGGTCGAGCTCACGCACGAGGAGTTCGAGGACGGCCATACAGGCGTCAACTACCGCTTCGAGCGCTCGCTGGCGGTGATCGGGCCCCGGCTCGCGGCCGAATAA
- a CDS encoding zinc-binding dehydrogenase: MSRDHYGLSRVVGEKGVLPQRARTLDPSLPCREAELLIDVESLNIDAASFKQIKDEVGADPTRIAARVREIVLERGKMQNPVTGSGGMLIGRVNQVGAGHPAHGVLQPGDRIATLVSLSLTPLRIDEVKAVHPSIDRVDIRGQAILFATGLYAKLPEDMPDTLALAALDVCGAPALVTRWVRPGMTVAVLGAGKSGALCLAQARRDLKGQGRLLALDISGQALATLKGLELCDATLQVDATRAVEVMEAVSEATQGALCDLVINCASVGNTEMASILSVKDGGTVIFFSMATSFTAAALGAEGVGKDVTMLVGNGYVPGHAQLTLELLRAEPALRRLFETRYV; this comes from the coding sequence ATGAGCCGCGACCACTATGGGCTGTCCCGCGTCGTGGGGGAAAAGGGTGTGCTGCCCCAACGGGCCCGCACGCTGGATCCCTCGCTGCCCTGCCGGGAAGCCGAGCTCCTCATCGACGTGGAGAGCCTCAACATCGACGCCGCGTCCTTCAAGCAGATCAAGGACGAGGTGGGCGCGGATCCCACGCGCATCGCCGCCCGGGTGCGGGAGATCGTCCTCGAGCGCGGCAAGATGCAGAACCCGGTGACGGGCTCGGGCGGCATGCTGATTGGCCGGGTGAACCAGGTGGGTGCCGGGCACCCCGCGCACGGCGTGCTCCAGCCGGGAGACCGCATCGCCACGCTGGTGAGCCTGAGCCTCACGCCGCTGCGCATCGACGAGGTGAAGGCGGTGCACCCCTCCATCGATCGGGTGGACATCCGGGGGCAGGCCATCCTCTTCGCCACGGGCCTCTACGCGAAGCTGCCCGAGGACATGCCCGACACGCTCGCGCTCGCGGCCCTGGACGTGTGTGGCGCGCCCGCCCTGGTGACGCGCTGGGTGCGCCCCGGCATGACGGTCGCCGTGCTCGGCGCGGGCAAGAGCGGCGCGTTGTGCCTCGCCCAGGCGCGCCGTGACTTGAAGGGGCAGGGCCGCCTGCTCGCGCTGGACATCTCCGGACAGGCGCTCGCCACCCTGAAGGGGCTGGAGCTGTGCGACGCCACGCTCCAGGTGGATGCCACCCGGGCCGTGGAGGTGATGGAGGCCGTGTCCGAGGCCACCCAGGGCGCGTTGTGCGACCTGGTCATCAACTGCGCCTCGGTGGGCAACACGGAGATGGCGTCCATCCTGAGCGTGAAGGATGGCGGAACGGTCATCTTCTTCTCCATGGCCACGAGCTTCACCGCGGCGGCGCTGGGGGCCGAGGGCGTGGGCAAGGACGTCACCATGCTCGTGGGCAATGGCTACGTGCCAGGTCATGCGCAGCTCACTCTCGAACTCCTGCGCGCCGAGCCCGCCCTGCGCCGTCTCTTCGAAACGCGTTACGTATAG
- a CDS encoding lysine 5,6-aminomutase subunit alpha has translation MPGPFIEDARVDHARKMAQDITEPIFDLIRRNTTVSIERTVLRFFGVSDAGPGGVPLANLMVDRLKDAGVLNRGVAYWYGRALHMGARSPLEAVERLTAMPLEKLGPLSPEMEHNLREEVRAEARGAMDELTSRIAQRDALRKELGQGQAPHKYVIVATGNIYDDVDQARAAAQAGADIIAVIRSTAQSLLDYVPHGATTEGYGGTYATQENFRIMREALDDESRKLKRYIQLTNYSSGLCMAEIAFAAAYERLDMLLNDAMYGILFRDINMRRTFIDQYFSRRICALAGIIINTGEDNYITTADAYDAAHTVIASQFINESFAKRAGLKDWQLGIGHSYEIDPHRPDTLLLELSQAMLVRRCFPDAPLKYMPPTKHKETDIFFSHAYDVMADLVAVWTRQGIQLLGMMTEAMHTPLLADRYVALKAASYIHRAARGIDEEFTVREDGRIANRAREVFAKAMELLEECQKDGMVAAIGRGHFGDVKRTETGGKGLDGVLEKAPDYFNPFQDMLEAR, from the coding sequence ATGCCGGGTCCGTTCATCGAAGACGCGCGGGTGGATCATGCGCGCAAGATGGCGCAAGACATCACCGAGCCCATCTTCGACCTCATTCGCCGCAACACCACCGTCTCCATCGAGCGCACGGTGCTGCGCTTCTTCGGCGTCTCGGATGCGGGCCCGGGAGGCGTGCCGCTCGCCAACCTGATGGTGGACCGCCTCAAGGACGCCGGGGTGCTCAACCGGGGCGTCGCCTACTGGTATGGCCGGGCCCTGCACATGGGCGCGCGCAGCCCCCTGGAGGCCGTGGAGCGCCTGACGGCCATGCCCCTGGAAAAGCTGGGGCCCTTGTCCCCCGAGATGGAGCACAACCTGCGCGAGGAGGTGCGGGCCGAGGCCCGGGGCGCCATGGACGAGCTCACCTCGCGCATCGCCCAGCGTGACGCGTTGCGCAAGGAGCTGGGGCAGGGCCAGGCGCCGCACAAGTACGTCATCGTGGCCACGGGCAACATCTACGACGACGTGGATCAAGCGCGCGCGGCGGCGCAGGCGGGCGCGGACATCATCGCCGTCATCCGCTCCACGGCGCAGTCGCTGCTCGACTACGTGCCCCACGGCGCCACCACCGAGGGCTACGGCGGCACGTACGCCACCCAGGAGAACTTCCGCATCATGCGCGAGGCCCTGGATGACGAGAGCCGCAAGCTCAAGCGCTACATCCAGCTCACCAACTACTCCTCGGGCCTGTGCATGGCGGAGATCGCCTTCGCCGCGGCCTACGAGCGGTTGGACATGCTGCTCAACGACGCGATGTACGGAATCCTCTTCCGTGACATCAACATGCGGCGCACGTTCATCGACCAGTACTTCAGCCGCCGCATCTGCGCCCTGGCCGGCATCATCATCAACACCGGCGAGGACAACTACATCACCACGGCGGACGCCTACGACGCGGCGCATACGGTGATCGCCAGCCAGTTCATCAACGAGAGCTTCGCCAAGCGCGCGGGCCTCAAGGACTGGCAGCTGGGCATCGGCCACTCGTACGAGATCGATCCGCACCGCCCGGACACGCTGCTCTTGGAGTTGTCGCAGGCCATGCTCGTGCGCCGCTGCTTCCCGGACGCGCCGCTCAAGTACATGCCGCCCACCAAGCACAAGGAGACGGACATCTTCTTCAGCCACGCGTACGACGTGATGGCGGACCTGGTGGCCGTGTGGACGCGCCAGGGCATCCAGTTGCTCGGTATGATGACCGAGGCCATGCACACGCCCCTGCTCGCGGACCGCTACGTGGCGCTCAAGGCCGCCAGCTACATCCACCGGGCGGCGCGCGGCATCGACGAGGAATTCACCGTGCGCGAGGACGGCCGGATCGCCAACCGGGCGCGCGAGGTGTTCGCCAAGGCCATGGAGTTGCTGGAGGAGTGCCAGAAGGACGGCATGGTGGCGGCCATCGGCCGGGGCCACTTCGGCGACGTGAAGCGCACGGAGACCGGTGGCAAGGGCCTGGATGGCGTGCTGGAGAAGGCCCCGGATTACTTCAACCCGTTCCAGGACATGCTGGAGGCACGGTGA